DNA from Grus americana isolate bGruAme1 chromosome 6, bGruAme1.mat, whole genome shotgun sequence:
CAATAATCCTGTCATCTCTACCAAGATTTCTAGAAGAAATGCGATCTAACTCCATTTCAAGTTCTTCATTCAGACCCTCCAAGCCATGTTTTTTGAAGCAAACACGATGTCGAGAATACCCAGCAAGCTGTTCATCTGCTCCAATTCCTGTAAGCACAAcctaagaaaacagaataaaagaaatctttcttaatATCAATGCAAGCTAACAGTATGTAACAGATCTTAAATGTTTAATTACATCTTAAGGAGAGCAACTTTAATACACATCTTCTAAATATAATACCTATCATGATGGCACGTGCCTTACACATTTGCAAAGCTTGAAACAGTTCCCAATAAAGTCATAGGAAACTTGAAGTAGGTTCACAATCAGACCTAAAAGTAGACACAAATATTTCTACCAATGCAAGGAAAAACCACCAAAGTAATGTTGTGTGCCTCACAAATACACCATTATCTCTCAAGAATGTTTTTGTTAGTTTCTATTACAATAAACAGCATTTAAGTGCTAGCCTTTATCAAAACAGTTGTTGCCACGCATTATGCAGTATGTCATAGGTTCTAGTCATCTGCATGCACACTCAGATTATTATTAATTTACCAGCTACTGAGTTAATAACTGTATTACACAAAATAAATGTGTCATATTGTTCAGTCTACTCAATGAGCACATAAAACGTTATCAAGAGAAAAACACTACTACATCTGGTCCATTACTGCGCCTTCAACAGCAATTCACCATAAAAGTGGAAGTCTCTTAACATAAACACTCAAGTGTGTTTTACTTATCTGACACCAACTAGAGGTCAACCAATTTTTGACCTGTGCACAGTAGTAAGTAACTGATGGGAGAATGACAATAACTCATGACCCATTTCAACATATTCTGGACCTAAGATGAATTTGTGTGTTTTGCAATCTGAGATGCACCTCCTCAAGTAGATCAGTCAACTAAATCAACTGTGTTCTAGAGCAGTAGTTTTTAAGCAAACTATCAcgtttgttgggattttttttgctgagttttttgtggttttgagaGCTAGCTATTAGtagaaaagtaataaaagccTCAAAAAGCAAAGGCAGTAGTGGACCGCAAACTCCTGAAATTAAACAGTTTATTCTTCCCTACACAAACCAtcaggaaatgagaaataagaatcAAATTCCCAAGAAAATCATCTAGTTACTAAAAAGATTTTGCTTAATACTACATACATGAAAATaagttacaaaaagaaaagaactacTTTTTGTAGTTCTGCCATTCAATCAGACTCTAATTACAAAAAATTCCAAGTGGTCATCTTTTCTGCCATTATTATTTGCTATTTTGTCACATTAATAGCATGCCTAAATAAGAAGCCAGTAATTTTACAACAGCTGGGATGCTGGCACAAAACAATATTACTTAATACTTCATTAATGTTTATCTCTAAATTTGTTAACCTATTCAGTTTGGATTGAATAGCAGTTACCCACTACTGGAgttgaaacactgaaaatgattgttatttttttcctagtcacACTGTTGCTTACTCAAGCTTACTGAAAAGCCATACACATTACATGACAAAAGAACTGAATGCAGTTTTTAACTCCAGAATTACACAAAGATTATCAGTACAGAACTATTCTATGTTCTGCCACTGAATTTCAGGAGCCTTATGAATACTAAATATGCCTGTTGATTTCTGAAACAGAACTGTTTTTACCTTCACAGGTCAAGCATAAGGCAGAAAACAATCGGTACCTTTGCAGGACTTTTATATGGTTTCAGTTCTCCTCGGTTACTAATAAAACCCTCTCCTCTGGAAGCAAACCAAATTGCACAGCCAATGCTGTCATCCAAGACTGTATCCAGTGGATAAATTAAGTGATTAATGCATTGttgtctcatttttttcaattcctCTAGTACAACATTAATTTCCACAAAGTTCCAGGTTCTTGAAGGGTTAATGGCTTCTAATTCTTTCAGTCCTGCTCTACCAGTGATTCTGTCTGGAACATCAAAGCAAGATAAATGAGCACCGGTTTTAGGATCAAGATCTTTATAACTTTCCTGAGGACAAAGCAAATCAAACGGTACTTGCTGGTTGCTATGTTTTTTAGTGGTACTCTTTTGCTTAGCTTCTTCTTTTATCATGAAAGCTACATTGAGAAGATCAATTGGTTCCTCCAAAGGCACGTGCTTATCAGCAAGGGCTGCAATAACCATGGAATCAATGCCACCAGAAAAGAGCACCGCAACGTGTGCTTTCTTATTAGACATGCTTGgaatttctcttgttttctgatCTTCATCTCTACAGACAGATAAAACCCGTCTCTTCACCGCTTCATTTAAAACATCAATAAATTGAtggactatttttttcttgtgttcctCTGCAAGAAATCCTTGAAGGGTTTCTACAGAAACCATATGGATAACATTGCTAATATTAGTGCCTGAACATTGACCAGAAGCttcagaaattgttttatttaaggGGATAACTGGTGCTCTGAGACATAATTTTGATTCATTCATCATGAGAGGTATGTGGTTTGGTAAGTCTTTTGAAACTTGGTCCAGAACATTATTGAATATTTCTTCAACTGCTTTCTCTGTGCAGCTGTACTTCCACGGAAACAATATTAAAGACAAAGACTTAGTTGTTGCACAAGCTTTGAGATCAATTTTGAAAATTCCAGATGCTGGGACTTCTTGCCATTGGTTACCTGATTCAGAATAAACACTTACAGATGTAAGACAGAAAGCACTCTCAACCTCATTAGTGAATTGCCAAAGCAAACTACGACGACCAAAATAATCTCTACCAAACCATAAACTGTGTCTAGATGCttgataataaataaaagaccATGGACCCCGAAGTGATGAAAAGAGTGACAAAATGTCCACTTCACTATTGCACAGTGCAAGATGATGAAACATTACTTCAGTGTCATTCTCTAGATCTCCTACATGCACTCCATTGAAAATTTCTCCgttccaaagaaaaatattgttattcGCATCTTCCAGAGGCTGAGGAGTCATCGGTCCCCTCAAGTGAAGTACGTGGCcagaaaacagacatttgtAAGAGAGATCAGAGTCAGTTTTTATCAACTGTTGGCTACTGTCTGGTCCTCTTCTTCTAAGACAGCAGAGTATGTCTTCGTTAAAGAAATCACAAATAGCATGCTGGCTACACAAGGTAACAATGCAACAAATACCACACATTGTGACTTTGAATTCAGATGGACTATTTCTTGATTTTagtcttttctgaattttccatCTCCTGATGTGCCTTCTTTAATTCATCTAATGTATCTatgtaagagaaaaatacacaaataatcAGTTTCATAAACTGGTAAGTTTATGAGTAGACAAGTTTAATAGTATATCCAAGAAATGAGTAACTCCAGCCACTTGTTCAATTAAAGAGATAAACATGAAACGCTACGTAACAGAATTGCTATAGTATTGATGTAACACGAACGTAGCTCACTGTAGCTGACTCCTCTTTAATTATACAaagattatgatttttttttcttccaaaaaaagccACGCTACAAGGATAAGAATGAGAGGAATGAACAACTATTGCCTATACAATCAATATGATTTACACATTTGTAGTAATAAGAAAAGTGAACAGTCAATTAAAACGTCAACACTATTaaatcaaaggaagaaaattaaagtagCAATTGTTCATTCCATAAAATAAAGCTATACTTCTAAATTTATACATTTCTAATGTTTGTTCAATCATCAGCTTGCTTTATCATCCATTCTCCTATCTTCATAATCCCACAGATCCATTCTTTCTACTACCTAAAGATTTCTAGCTTAGCCTCCAGTTTAATGTGTCATTATTTTCGTTGTACTCATCCCATGCAACttttacacttttttaaaattttttttttaagggacaAAGCGCTATACAGCTTCTCAAAGGGTACTGAGAATAGCAACTCCTCTATGGGGCAAACATTCTTGCTCTTCCTACATCTTCAGCACTTGCTCTTTTGTCACATCCATATATATTgggctgggcccaaagagttgtggggAATGGAGTTAAATCAGCCAGTCCAAGTGGTGCTCCCCAcggctcagtactggggccagttctctttagcatctttattaatgatctggacaaggggatcaagtacaccctcagtaagtttgcagatgacaccaagttgggcaggagtgttgatctgctggagggtaggaaggctctacagagggatctggacaggctggatcaatggacCATGGCCAACCACATGAGGgtcaacaaggctcagtgccgggtcctgcacttgggtcacaacaaccccagacaatgctacaggctttgggaagagtggctggaaagctgcccagcagaaaagaacctgggggtgttggtcaacagctggttgaatatgagccagcagtgtgcccaggtggccaagaccaccaagagcatcctggcttgtatcagaaatagtgtggccagcaggactagaggagtgattgtccccctatactcagcactggtgaagcCGCACCTccagtactgtgttcagttttgggcccctcactacaagaaagacactgaggtgctggagcgtgtccagagaagagcaaaaaagctggtgaaggatccagagcacaagtcttatgaggagtggctgagggaactgaggttgtttagccagaagaaaaggaggctgagggaagaccttatcgctctctactACTGCCTGAAAgaaggctgtagccaggtgggtgctgctctcttctcccaagtaacaagcgataggacaagaggaaatggcctcaagttgtgccaggggaggtttagattggatattaggaaaaatttcttcaccaaaagggttgtcaagcactggaacaggctgcccagggaagtggttgagtccccatccctggaggtatttaaaagatgggtagatgtggtgcttagggacatggtttagtggtaggcttggcagtgctaggttaatggttggatttgatgatcttaaaggtcttttccaacctaaatgattctattcAGTAGAAACACTTTCACATTTATCCAACCCAGAATGACAAGCCTGTGTCTGAAGTCTACTTTCCATTTGATATATAGTTggcagtttttcattttaatataccTTTGACATCATTAACAGCtacaaatacagcttttaaatagTTAACTATTTGATCAACTTTTACACTGCAAACTTACTTTTGCATTGAGATAACGTTTCTGTTCGGTCTACAAGGAAGAATATGTTGCTATTAGGTTGCTGCCTATAaactttctgtaaaacaaaagcagtgctGCATTAAATCAAAGCAACAAACTGTGGCAACCACACTGCAGCAGAAGCTGATGCAGGTTCACCAAGATACCCCTTCACTTTTATGCCAGGAGGATAACTTCTGCCCTGATAACACCAATATTCTGATGCCGTATCACCAAAAACTTTTCATGATCAACCCATGActattctgcatttctcttttcctcctacATGAGAGGTCAcattctattttaaaacacatacaCATGAAAAGTAAGAATATCTCATGCAGTCTTCTGATCAACTCAAACACCTTAATGAAATAACTCagataaaacataaaaaggcaacccccccccaacaaagTACTGTGTTAAACTGTGCAAGTGTACATACTCAAATCATTTGGGAGACAAATTATTCTAATAACAGCAGGCCACACATCTGTACTAAAATCTGTACTTAAACAAATTAAAGACAGCAtgctccaattttttttcccctcttgtctCTATGCTTCTTTCTCTGATGCTAAAATGAAACAGTCACAAGCAAATTTGTAAATACTTACACGGTTCTTCTTCAAATTAGAAAGCTCATCAACTACAACCTTCTGCTCTTTAATCTGAAAGGCAAAAGATGCATTtcaatttaattattaaaaataaatgactgttTTATAATCCTGGTGGTAAACGTGCTTACTGATATTTTAAGACAGCTACATGCATATATAGTTGCTGTTCTGTGAATGAACCATTGAAGACAAAGTAGAAGTAGATATAAAACGAAATACTAAATATCCACTCTAGAAATGTGTGACACATGGATTGATGTTTCTCCTACCCCTGAAAGCAATCACTACTGGGAAGTCAGAGTACCTCCAGCTATTTATAATCAGAgatcacattttttccccagaagaaaagaaaatatgcaaacaactaataaaacatcaaataactttagaaaacaaaatttagcaTAATATCTACAATACACCTTATAATCACAGGTATTCTCCAGATTCAAAATTAAACCAATAAAACCCGAAAACCCTAAAACTGTATTAAGAGCCATGGAAGCCTTTCTACGGCTCTGGAGTTTTGCACCAAGTTCCTTAGTGGGATTTACCGCTCTGTTCAACAGAGGTGGCAGGTATTCCCATTTGCTTTTACAATGACAGCTGTCAATGCTAAAAAGCAATCAAGAGGACTGTCATAAAAGCCAACAAATAGAACAAAATCTTGTCATCAGACACATAACGCTTTTTGTTAGAAACAAACAATAtggttttgttcttcctttgtgTCTCCTGGAATGGGTGCAATGGTAGAAAGCTGCCATGGAGCTTGGTTAGCCAAACTGAACGTGGCATATAGAAAAGACAGCTTTTCCAGCAGCTACATCCATATCTTATATTTACAATTCCCAGAGACAAAACAGCAGTGTCATCTTTTGCTACGGACTAAACCAGCCACTTAAGTATAACAGAAATTACGACCTGCAATGTTGTTATGTCCTAAGCTTTATAGCTTCCCAGGCAATCGAGAATACCAGTACCTTCATATACTATGGCCATAAGGAAAGGAAGTCATTTTTTGAGAGAAAGCAGTTCCATAGGACTTGACAGACTTCATACTAAACAAAGCTACTGGCACCACGAAAAACAGAGCAGATTTATTAGCGCCTGCCTCTGTGACTGAAATCCCTTAGGACTTCTTGAACAGATACAGCCTAAGTTGATACTACAGAGAAAAACGTCACTGCGACTCACCTGACATTTCAAGCTCAACTTGGAGCATTAAGaaccagaaaaacaatttgaCAAGAAAGCTAACAGCAACACCGACAAGCGCTCGCTACACGACAGCCGCTCTCCTCCGAGCCCTACGACGAACGCCCCGTACCACAGGAGCCCCAGACATGACAGGACTCGCCCTCTGCTCCACGCCGATCACACCCGACGTTACAGGCTTCGCGgggccgccgccccccccacgCCTAGCAGCACGGCCCTGGACGTGCCTCAGCCCGCCCCACGAAACCGAGAGCACCGCAAGGATACGCGCGGGGAACGGGGCCTCAGGCGCCGCCGTTAGCCGCACCGCggccctctccttcctccctcccggCAGCAGGCCACCTCAGCTCACCCTCCGGCTCAGCTCCTCCTTGTGGCGCAGCTTCGcgctctccccctcctcctgccgcgGCGGGCGGCCCGACATCCCCCCGGGACTACACGCACAAACCCACCGGCGGCCGCAGCGCCAGCAACGGCAACGGCAGCGGCCCCACGCGCACTACCTCTACCGGGCGCAGGGAACCACCACAGCGCATGCGCACGTAGCCCGGCGGGGGcgtgcgcgcacgcacgcacgTGTGCGGCAGGACCACGCGCAGCGCTAATCAGCAGGCGTAACTGAGCACGCGCGAGCCGCTAGGCGCGAGCGGGTGGGGCGGGGCCGTCGCCCTCGCACCTGCTGCGGCAGCCGTTGGCGGTAACGGATAAAAAGGTTCGCTCCTCCCAGTACCGGCCTGCCGGCCGCAGGGGCCCTGGGACTGCCCGGGGGTCGGACGCTCGCGGTGAGCTCTCACCTTGCCCGCAAGGGCATTGGCAAGGCCAAAGTGAAAAAGCTGCTTGGAATGAGGGCTGGAAGCTGggcctgggaggggggggggggggggggggaagagaaggaagtgCTTTGCGTTGGAACTATTTGGTGTGGTGGTGACCCTGGGCCACAGTCAGGCAGCTTGCTCTAAAACAGACTTAAGCAAACTGCTTAAAGAGGAGATATTCCAGAGGAGGTGTGAAaggtataataataataaggtATAATAAAGGTATTTTGGAGGAGATATGAACTATATAATAATTACATATAATAAAAGTATGTTTTCCTCTTTAGTAGGAtggtctttatttctttgtttcttctgttctaCTGTAGATGTATTGCAGTAATGACCTCTGTCTTCCTGTCTTTAAACATGTCATGGAAGAAGTTGTTTTAAGTGGCAGGATGATCATAGCACAAGAACAAATAATATTATCATGATTTGCTGTCATAAATAAATTTAGGCTGACCAATGGTATAAGAGCCAGTTACTGTgacaaggttttaaaaatgtcttccagTAGCAccaatgaagaacaaaaaagctAGTTTGATTTAATTATGAAAGGAATGATATGTTCTGATCACTGAGTTAATTGGTGAATGAACCACTTATCTCAGGAAATTGGAAGTCTGctgattttcatgaaaaatagaTCATATATTTATTAATGAGTATTAGTGGATATCAGTGGGAAGTTTGGGTAAAACTTTGTCAAGGTGATTGATGTAGGAAGATTAGTTATTTTTTGGTCTCGTGttatctctttccctctttttaaatattgtgcAATTATTCTGAAGACTCAAGAGCTCAGTTGGGATAGAAATTCATAAAATCTTACAAGTCCTTATGTTACTGACTGGactacaaatattttgcaattctccatgaattatttgaaatatttgctaCTTTAATAAGTGAGGTAGGAGTGTTGacttttgctgctttgtgaTTTATGGCGCacataatatatattttgataaTACTTAGAGCTTGTGAGTAAGATTGCACCTTGTTTTGGTGGTATCCGTGAGTTTGGTTGGAATGTCTGTGATGTTGATTGGAATTTTGGTAGTGGTAAAGGGAGAATAAGGATTTTGGCCCCTATAGAAGTGTGAAAAAAGGCAATTTGGCTATAAGAACATTTAACACAGTAACTTGCAAATGTTGTGCttatgtgtgcttgcagcccagaaagtcaaccaTATCTTGGGCTACATCaaaagtgtgaccagcaggtccagggaggtgattctccccttctgctctgctcttgtgagatcccacctggagtactgcatccagctctggggtccccagtacaagaaagacattgagctgttggagtgagtctaGAGggggccatgaagatgatcagagggctggagcacctctcctgtgaagacaggctgagagacttggggttcttcagcctggaaaagagaaggctccacAGAAaacttacagcagccttccaatacctgaaggggcctacaggaaagctggagagggactgtttacaagggcatggagtgataggacaagggataatgcctttaaactgaaggagggggatttagattagatattaggaagaaattctttactgtgagggtggtgaggcactggcacaggttgcccagagcagctgtggatgccccatccctggaagtgtttaaggccaggctggatggggctttgggcaccctggtctagtggagggtgtccctgcctgtggcaggggggttggagctagattgatctttaaggtcccttccaacccaaaccattctatgattcttacTTGCCTTCAACAGAAGGAGAAACATGAGGATATGTTTCATAAAAGGCCATTCTTGCCTTTATGTTTCATAAAAGGCCAGTCTTGCTCTTCTCTCCACCTTTAACCGCGCACTTCTGCCTCTACCATTGCATCAGCATGGCTGCTTGTGGGATTATGTGGTGAGACAAGTTAGGTAGCTGATCTGGCTTTCTCTGCAGTGTACCAGTGCTTCTGTGATTTTGGCAGTCCCAAAGCAGATTAACTGAAGCTGCTGGGGAACTGTTGCCTATGGATTGAAGAGATTCTGGGGCTTGTTCTTGAAATTCTAGAAGAAACATGCATACCTGGATCACATGCAACAGTTTTGATGCTATTGCTTGGAGTGCTTTGTAGTTTGTGACTCTTGTTCTGTGGAGTAATTTGTTTAATCTGAGTACCTCCCAACCCTCTACTGCTTGAGTACTTTATTTGTTGTTGATATGTTACAAGGTTGATGATGGAGTAACCCAGTAGTCAAATTGTAATTTCTATACTGATGATCCCTTTCATGTTCAGTAATAAATACAGTTAATGTTTATTAATCAAAAATTCATCACTTTGTTCCTGAGACTGTTTCGTTGGTTGATTCGTAAGAGTGATGATAAAGGTCTTGAGGCATAATAGTGAATGTGGAATGTTTTCAACTTCTGGTGTTACTGAAATTGCTGATTCTTCTACTGATACGGAGTGTGCTTTTGTTAAGTCCTTTATAAAATGAATGGATTCCTGTGATGTGATTACTCCTGAATTTACCCACAATAAGAACAGCTGTGCTTAAAACTCAACAAAGGAAAAGGTCAGCACCTCTATCTCCCCATGCAGAGCTGTGACATCTTATTTCAACTTTATCTCAGGGCTGCTGTAGTTCTGTTGTTTGCGATGTGCTTGCACTGTTCTGAGAGGTGGTGAGGTGACTCAGGCTGACAACTAGTGGGCAATGTAGTTCAATGATACCTCTGGtcaatctgctgctgcttctgccagctCAGGTGCTCTGAGCTATTTCTGGCATAATACTAATTTTGGGTGATTAATAATGCCTGACACAATGTTAATAAAGTATTAAGCAATGTTTCAGAGTCTTAAAGTCCTCACCTTTTCAACAGCTGggatctttaaaaatattccaaataacACAAATTACCCAACAAGCAATGTAAACAGCTATAAAACAGGAAGTCGTTAGCAAtgccagaaaatatttgaagttgCCATGAGGTGTTGGCAAACACATGACCAAAACCGTATCCTCAAATAACCAAGCTCAAGCTCTGACAGACTGTTAAAAGCATGCTGAAAATGTTAGGCCATCCTTCTGAAAACTGCTATCAGTCTTGAAGACCTCTTTTTCAAGATGTTGGCAGTACATTTATGTCAATGGCTTTATGGATGTGAGAGGTCCAGGGTAGCATTGGTAATAGCTTTGGGGCTTAGCAGTGCCAAGTGTCCATGCTTTGCTGTTGGTTAGAAATCTGCATGTACTCAGTTCTGTATCTAAGCTGATGCTTGGTAACATGTTAAGCCATGCTAACTTTATTGTGGCTTCAGAGTTGACTCATTGGCTAGGATCAGCTGGAAGTGACTGTAATCTGAGGAAACTTGTCATGCTTTAGAAAAACTTCTGAATGTCCGTGGAACTGAAAAATACCAGGATGACTGTAGCTCTAATGTTGGCCACAAGAGAGCAAGCTGAAACTGTGCTGGCTGTTTGGTGAATCCAGAGATAGTCAAAGAAAGAATGGAGCCTGTGATATAAGATGGGTAGATGAGGTCTGTAGAAGGGGGAGAGCATGGTCAGAGGGTATTTGCATTTatggtttttgtcttttttgaatattttaaatcctgATCCCAGGTTATTTTGTATTCAGACATTAAACTTCAGAATCTGTAAGAGTAAATTCTGAGATGTAACACTGATCTCTAACTTCTCAGTTGAACCTAAATTTTAATAACTTACTCATACCAGTATAAGAAAATTCAAATTGCTGAAATTAATTGGGTTTGCTTTATGGTAATCTTTCTGCTAATTTGACTGAGATATTAGGATTTGAAGGGAGTTAGGTGAGTTTACACAACCAGGGATTGGGATCTATGCAAAGTTGTGGTTTGTTTCCTTAGGTTAAGTATCTAGATTATCAGTTACACAAGAAACCTTGCAAACCCTCTAATCATTCTGCTTAAAAGTCCTAttactgcaaacaaaacaagaagtcTGAGTGCTTTTAGGAGCCTGAGGTACAGTCagttttttcagtatttacCTCTGATACACTGCTAAAGCAATCTGAAAACTCCTTTGTGCAAACTTCTACACAGGTCAGATGcataaaattcttaattttctaattaaaagcagaatttcatcACTTTCACATGAAAAACTTTAAGGCTGATGTGAAAACAGCTGACAACTTGCATAGCATCAGTATGCCATTAATTTTTACAATCCGATTGCATTCTTTAAAGCTTCTAAAAGGGCTGGACCAAGCAGCTTGTTTGTAAAATACTCCCAGCATAGTTC
Protein-coding regions in this window:
- the ASNSD1 gene encoding asparagine synthetase domain-containing protein 1: MCGICCIVTLCSQHAICDFFNEDILCCLRRRGPDSSQQLIKTDSDLSYKCLFSGHVLHLRGPMTPQPLEDANNNIFLWNGEIFNGVHVGDLENDTEVMFHHLALCNSEVDILSLFSSLRGPWSFIYYQASRHSLWFGRDYFGRRSLLWQFTNEVESAFCLTSVSVYSESGNQWQEVPASGIFKIDLKACATTKSLSLILFPWKYSCTEKAVEEIFNNVLDQVSKDLPNHIPLMMNESKLCLRAPVIPLNKTISEASGQCSGTNISNVIHMVSVETLQGFLAEEHKKKIVHQFIDVLNEAVKRRVLSVCRDEDQKTREIPSMSNKKAHVAVLFSGGIDSMVIAALADKHVPLEEPIDLLNVAFMIKEEAKQKSTTKKHSNQQVPFDLLCPQESYKDLDPKTGAHLSCFDVPDRITGRAGLKELEAINPSRTWNFVEINVVLEELKKMRQQCINHLIYPLDTVLDDSIGCAIWFASRGEGFISNRGELKPYKSPAKVVLTGIGADEQLAGYSRHRVCFKKHGLEGLNEELEMELDRISSRNLGRDDRIIGDHGKEARFPFLDEDVVSFLNSLPISEKADLTLPRGIGEKLILRLAAKELGLTASTILPKRAVQFGSRIAKLESNREKASDTCSRLKLFSVD
- the ASDURF gene encoding ASNSD1 upstream open reading frame protein, whose product is MSGRPPRQEEGESAKLRHKEELSRRIKEQKVVVDELSNLKKNRKVYRQQPNSNIFFLVDRTETLSQCKNTLDELKKAHQEMENSEKTKIKK